One genomic region from Streptomyces sp. NBC_01431 encodes:
- a CDS encoding TetR/AcrR family transcriptional regulator gives MYSVLMSTPERLIEATRELLWERGYGGTSPKAIQQHAGAGQGSMYHHFTGKPDLALAAIRRTATELRAAAEVAFGGGGTAYERIAAYLLRERDVLRGCPVGRLTMDPEVIASAELRAPVDETIEWLRGRLADIVQEGLDRGEFRASVVPEEIAAAVVATVQGGYVLARASGSPAAFDAGVRGLLSLLAPPADESASRTA, from the coding sequence ATGTACAGTGTTCTCATGAGCACTCCGGAGCGATTGATCGAAGCCACCCGCGAGCTTCTGTGGGAGCGCGGCTATGGAGGCACCAGCCCCAAGGCGATCCAGCAGCACGCGGGCGCCGGGCAGGGCAGCATGTACCACCACTTCACCGGGAAGCCCGATCTGGCGCTGGCCGCGATCCGGCGCACCGCCACGGAGCTGCGGGCCGCGGCCGAGGTCGCGTTCGGGGGCGGTGGCACGGCGTACGAACGCATCGCGGCGTATCTGCTGCGCGAGCGCGATGTGCTGCGTGGCTGCCCGGTGGGCCGGCTGACGATGGACCCCGAGGTCATCGCCAGCGCCGAGCTGCGCGCGCCGGTGGACGAAACCATCGAATGGCTCCGGGGCAGGCTCGCGGATATTGTCCAAGAAGGCCTGGATCGGGGCGAGTTCCGGGCATCGGTGGTACCCGAGGAGATCGCCGCCGCGGTGGTGGCGACCGTGCAGGGCGGCTACGTGCTGGCCCGCGCCTCCGGTTCGCCCGCCGCCTTCGACGCGGGCGTGCGGGGTCTGCTCTCCCTGCTCGCTCCGCCTGCCGACGAGTCCGCCTCCCGTACCGCCTGA
- a CDS encoding ROK family protein → MNGKATTTRTRLERGRSALGPALELVHTGRAPTRAVLTAELGVTRATAGAVAAELEALGLIQVDSRPTAAGSQGRPSHRLAVNDAGPVALAAQVHADGFRAALVGLGGEIVATDPGCVTVSADPAQVLGEVVAAGAALLKGSGRRCVGAGLAVPSAVAEPEGTALNPLHLAWPAGAPVREIFAERVRAAGITGPALTGNDVNLVALAEHRHGAGRGAEHLLCVATGHRGVGGALVLDGRLHTGSSGLALEVGHLTVNPEGRPCYCGSRGCLDVEADPLAFLTAAGRPPGPEVSLLEQSRALLRHEYADLTVRRAAEELIDRLGLGLAGLVNILNPDRIILGGLHKALLEADPDRLRAVVADRSLWGRSGVVPILPCSLDHNSLVGAAELAWQPVLDDPLGALAHQA, encoded by the coding sequence ATGAACGGCAAGGCGACGACCACCCGGACCAGGCTGGAGAGGGGCCGCAGCGCGCTCGGACCCGCGCTCGAACTGGTGCACACCGGCCGCGCGCCGACCCGCGCCGTGCTCACCGCCGAACTCGGCGTCACCCGCGCCACCGCGGGCGCGGTCGCCGCCGAACTCGAAGCGCTCGGCCTGATCCAGGTCGACTCCCGGCCCACCGCCGCCGGATCCCAGGGCCGCCCCTCGCACCGCCTCGCCGTCAACGACGCCGGGCCGGTGGCGCTCGCCGCGCAGGTGCACGCCGACGGCTTCCGGGCCGCCCTCGTCGGCCTCGGCGGCGAGATCGTCGCCACCGACCCCGGCTGTGTGACCGTCTCGGCCGATCCGGCCCAAGTGCTCGGCGAGGTCGTCGCGGCCGGCGCCGCTCTGCTGAAGGGCAGCGGCCGACGCTGTGTGGGCGCGGGGCTCGCCGTGCCCTCAGCCGTGGCCGAGCCCGAGGGAACCGCGCTCAACCCCCTGCACCTGGCCTGGCCCGCAGGGGCCCCGGTGCGCGAGATCTTCGCCGAACGGGTACGTGCCGCCGGTATCACCGGACCCGCCCTCACCGGCAACGACGTCAACCTCGTGGCGCTCGCCGAACACCGGCACGGCGCGGGCCGCGGCGCGGAGCACCTGCTGTGCGTGGCCACCGGTCACCGCGGCGTGGGTGGCGCACTCGTCCTCGACGGCCGCCTGCACACCGGGAGTTCGGGCCTGGCCCTGGAGGTCGGTCACCTCACCGTGAACCCCGAGGGCCGCCCCTGCTACTGCGGCAGTCGCGGCTGCCTCGACGTCGAGGCCGACCCGCTGGCCTTCCTCACCGCGGCCGGGCGTCCCCCCGGCCCCGAGGTGTCCCTCCTCGAACAGTCACGCGCGCTGCTGCGCCACGAGTACGCCGACCTGACGGTCCGCCGCGCCGCCGAGGAACTCATCGACCGGCTGGGCCTGGGCCTGGCCGGACTCGTCAACATCCTCAACCCGGACCGGATCATCCTCGGCGGCCTGCACAAGGCGCTCCTGGAGGCCGACCCCGACCGGCTGCGGGCCGTGGTCGCCGACCGGAGCCTGTGGGGCCGCAGCGGGGTCGTCCCGATCCTGCCGTGCTCCCTGGACCACAACAGCCTTGTCGGAGCAGCCGAGTTGGCGTGGCAGCCGGTGCTCGACGACCCGTTGGGGGCCCTGGCTCACCAGGCGTAG
- a CDS encoding MFS transporter: MPLLNKVRTAVPGGPGGDPATPSLLRLRSALTVFFALDGFLFAGWVVRIPAIKQQTGASAGDLGLALLGVSAGAVVTMVLTGRLCRRFGSHPVTVACGALMALAIALPPQTHSALTLGLVLLVFGAAYGGINVAMNSAAVDLVAALRRPVMPSFHAAFSLGGMVGAGAGALIAGSLSPTAHLLALTGVGLAVTALAGPVLLRHPAPAPAHTPRARGQRLDGRARRLVLLFGVIALCTAYGEGAMADWGALHLEQDLAAAPGVAAVGYSLFALAMTAGRLSGTALLERLGQTRTLVAGGSTACAGMLLGALAPTVWLALAGFAVMGLGLANIFPVAVARAGALAGPGGVAAASTLGYGGMLLGPPAIGFLAQWSSLPVALTTVAALAACAALIGYAARHATATRD, encoded by the coding sequence GTGCCGCTACTAAACAAAGTCCGGACGGCCGTTCCGGGGGGACCCGGCGGAGACCCCGCCACACCTTCCCTGCTCCGCCTCCGCTCCGCCCTGACCGTGTTCTTCGCACTCGACGGCTTCCTCTTCGCCGGCTGGGTGGTCCGCATCCCGGCGATCAAGCAGCAGACCGGGGCCTCCGCGGGCGACCTGGGCCTGGCCCTGCTCGGCGTCTCGGCCGGAGCGGTGGTCACGATGGTGCTCACCGGGCGGCTCTGCCGTCGCTTCGGCAGCCATCCCGTGACCGTCGCCTGCGGTGCCCTGATGGCCCTGGCCATCGCGCTGCCGCCGCAGACCCACTCGGCGCTCACGCTCGGTCTGGTGCTGCTGGTGTTCGGTGCCGCGTACGGCGGCATCAACGTGGCGATGAACAGCGCCGCCGTCGATCTGGTCGCGGCGCTGCGCCGCCCGGTGATGCCGAGCTTCCACGCGGCGTTCAGCCTGGGCGGCATGGTCGGCGCGGGCGCCGGGGCGCTGATCGCCGGGAGCCTCTCCCCCACCGCGCACCTCCTGGCCCTGACCGGGGTCGGTCTCGCGGTGACCGCGCTCGCCGGGCCTGTGCTGCTGCGCCACCCTGCGCCCGCACCGGCGCACACACCGCGTGCCAGGGGACAGCGGCTCGACGGCCGGGCCCGGCGCCTCGTGCTGCTCTTCGGCGTGATCGCGCTCTGCACGGCGTACGGCGAAGGCGCGATGGCGGACTGGGGCGCGCTGCACCTGGAGCAGGACCTGGCCGCGGCGCCGGGCGTCGCGGCCGTGGGCTACTCGCTGTTCGCGCTGGCCATGACCGCCGGACGGCTCTCGGGCACCGCGCTGCTCGAACGCCTCGGCCAGACCCGGACGTTGGTGGCGGGCGGCAGCACCGCATGCGCCGGGATGCTCCTCGGCGCACTGGCGCCCACGGTCTGGCTCGCGCTGGCCGGATTCGCGGTGATGGGTCTCGGCCTCGCCAACATCTTCCCGGTCGCCGTCGCGCGGGCGGGCGCGCTGGCCGGGCCCGGCGGAGTGGCCGCTGCCTCCACGCTGGGCTACGGCGGCATGCTCCTCGGACCGCCCGCGATCGGGTTCCTCGCCCAGTGGTCGTCGCTGCCGGTCGCCCTGACCACGGTCGCCGCCCTGGCCGCGTGCGCCGCGCTGATCGGCTACGCCGCCCGGCACGCGACAGCGACGCGGGACTGA
- a CDS encoding ATP-binding protein, giving the protein MISQPSRQQCTVELQALPSRIGQVRRIVSAQLRYWHLDPLIDHAALGVTELLTNVHRHAKPDKMCTVEIELQLDRLTISVHDHDPRLPAVRDAGALATHGRGLALIAAFSESWGVRPLGESGKTVWFTLAPPAAAVALAAYPLYTAADPAFAGTRAKRPARGRTAAAPRSALAG; this is encoded by the coding sequence GTGATCAGCCAGCCCAGCAGGCAGCAGTGCACGGTGGAGCTCCAAGCCCTGCCGTCGCGGATCGGACAGGTCCGCAGAATCGTATCGGCGCAATTGCGCTACTGGCATCTCGATCCGCTGATCGACCATGCGGCGCTCGGCGTCACTGAGTTGCTCACCAACGTCCACCGGCACGCCAAGCCCGACAAGATGTGCACGGTTGAGATCGAGCTCCAGCTCGACCGGCTCACCATCTCCGTGCACGACCACGATCCGCGACTGCCCGCCGTGCGGGACGCCGGCGCCCTGGCCACCCACGGCCGCGGGCTCGCCCTGATCGCGGCCTTCAGCGAGAGCTGGGGGGTTCGCCCGCTCGGCGAGTCGGGCAAGACGGTGTGGTTCACCCTGGCACCGCCCGCCGCCGCGGTGGCTCTGGCCGCCTATCCGCTGTACACGGCGGCGGACCCGGCCTTCGCCGGCACCCGCGCCAAGCGCCCGGCGCGCGGCCGGACCGCCGCGGCCCCCAGGTCGGCCCTCGCGGGTTGA
- a CDS encoding SHOCT domain-containing protein has protein sequence MNTLAYAGPGPWILFVPLVWAAVILTAVTVLRRTGWRGRRGPWRPPMDDRSPLAVLGRRFASGEIDEEEYWRRISVLEEHFGRADTGPRNGGAA, from the coding sequence ATGAACACCCTGGCCTACGCCGGACCCGGACCGTGGATCCTCTTCGTCCCACTGGTCTGGGCGGCTGTGATCCTCACCGCCGTCACCGTCCTGCGCCGCACCGGTTGGCGCGGCCGGCGGGGCCCGTGGCGGCCGCCCATGGACGACAGGTCTCCCCTCGCCGTGCTCGGCCGCAGGTTCGCCTCCGGCGAGATCGACGAGGAGGAGTACTGGCGCCGGATCTCCGTCCTGGAGGAGCACTTCGGGCGTGCGGACACCGGCCCCCGCAATGGGGGCGCGGCGTGA
- a CDS encoding FAD-dependent monooxygenase encodes MPAVLIVGGGLAGLTAALCLEHHGVDYVLVERGAEPTVLPRSRGMHTRAVEIFRQLGVEDAVQAASATALKMGRFGGARTGRSIADSEALDLSHVLATGAMVGADASPSAFCFCPQVLLEPVLRDLAEQRGGDIRFGTELTAFTQDADQVTATLTDRSSGRTSTLRADYLLAADGGGSPIRTALGITSTTRPATHHYLNLYFRADLSDLVRDRTFSQCEITGPEVSGLFLAKNNTDEWSFHLAYDPERESPRDYPDERCRTLLRTAIGANDPALDVDLLARGVWDTATAVADSYRRGRVFLAGDAAHRHAPWGGFGANTGIADVHNLAWKLAAVLRSQAPDALLDTYEPERRPCGLRVAEQAWLRTDFRARYAIRTPHNAEAVDRQRGTGEIMTRYRYESTAIHGTPAGDAVDLLAGQTGTRAPHVWLERGGRRVSTLDLFGSGFTLLTGGDGVAGAAWADAAKALPVTVHHIVGGAAEPGRAEEALRDPEGSWPAQVELSPRGALLVRPDGFVAARSDAGLTPDTLHDIWRSVTGHGNSVG; translated from the coding sequence ATGCCAGCTGTACTGATCGTCGGCGGGGGACTGGCCGGTCTGACGGCCGCGCTGTGCCTGGAACACCACGGCGTCGACTACGTCCTGGTGGAGCGGGGCGCCGAGCCGACGGTGCTGCCCCGCTCGCGCGGCATGCACACCCGCGCCGTGGAGATCTTCCGCCAGCTCGGCGTCGAGGACGCCGTGCAGGCCGCGAGCGCGACCGCCCTGAAGATGGGCAGGTTCGGCGGCGCGCGCACCGGCCGCAGCATCGCGGACTCCGAGGCGCTCGACCTCAGCCACGTGCTGGCGACCGGCGCCATGGTCGGCGCGGACGCAAGCCCCTCCGCCTTCTGCTTCTGCCCCCAGGTACTCCTGGAACCGGTCCTGCGCGACCTGGCCGAACAGCGCGGCGGCGACATCCGCTTCGGCACCGAACTGACCGCCTTCACCCAGGACGCCGACCAGGTCACGGCCACCCTGACCGACCGTTCCTCGGGCCGTACGAGCACCCTGCGCGCCGACTACCTCCTCGCGGCCGACGGCGGCGGCAGCCCCATACGCACCGCGCTCGGCATCACCAGCACCACCCGCCCCGCAACCCATCACTACCTCAACCTCTACTTCCGCGCCGACCTCAGCGACCTGGTGCGCGACCGCACGTTCAGCCAGTGCGAGATCACCGGTCCTGAGGTGTCCGGGCTCTTCCTGGCCAAGAACAACACCGACGAGTGGTCCTTCCACCTCGCCTACGACCCGGAGCGCGAGAGCCCCCGCGACTACCCCGACGAGCGGTGCCGCACCCTGCTCCGCACCGCCATCGGCGCGAACGACCCCGCCCTGGACGTCGACCTGCTCGCCCGCGGTGTCTGGGACACCGCCACCGCGGTCGCCGACTCCTACCGCCGCGGCCGGGTCTTCCTCGCCGGGGACGCCGCTCACCGTCATGCCCCCTGGGGCGGCTTCGGTGCCAACACCGGCATCGCCGATGTCCACAACCTGGCGTGGAAGCTCGCCGCCGTGCTGCGCTCACAGGCGCCCGACGCCCTCCTGGACACCTACGAGCCCGAACGCCGGCCGTGCGGTCTGCGCGTCGCCGAACAGGCCTGGCTGCGCACCGACTTCCGCGCGCGGTACGCCATCCGTACGCCGCACAACGCCGAGGCGGTGGACCGCCAGCGGGGCACCGGCGAGATCATGACGCGCTACCGGTACGAGTCCACCGCCATCCACGGCACCCCGGCCGGGGACGCGGTGGACCTGCTGGCCGGCCAGACCGGCACCCGCGCCCCGCACGTATGGCTCGAACGCGGCGGCCGCCGCGTTTCCACCCTGGACCTTTTCGGGAGCGGCTTCACCCTGCTCACGGGCGGGGACGGCGTCGCGGGCGCCGCCTGGGCCGACGCGGCCAAGGCGCTTCCGGTGACGGTGCATCACATCGTGGGCGGGGCGGCCGAACCGGGGCGCGCCGAGGAGGCCCTGCGGGACCCGGAAGGCAGCTGGCCCGCCCAGGTGGAACTGTCGCCGCGGGGCGCGCTGCTCGTCCGCCCGGACGGCTTCGTGGCCGCCCGGTCCGATGCGGGACTCACCCCCGACACCCTGCACGACATCTGGCGGTCCGTCACCGGCCATGGGAACAGCGTCGGTTGA
- a CDS encoding response regulator transcription factor has product MIRVLLADDQLLVRAGFGALLGAQDDIEVAGEAADGEEAVRLVRELRPDIVLMDIRMPRLDGLAATRRITSDPGLAEVKVVMLTTFELDEYVFEAIRAGASGFLVKDTEPDELLRAVRAVVDGDALLSPGVTRRLIAEFAARSKEPAAADSLAELTEREREVMALVGIGLSNEEIARRLVVSPLTAKTHVSRTMVKLGARDRAQLVVLAYESGLVRPGWLG; this is encoded by the coding sequence GTGATCCGTGTACTGCTTGCCGACGACCAGCTCCTCGTACGGGCCGGGTTCGGCGCGCTGCTCGGCGCCCAGGACGACATCGAGGTGGCCGGGGAGGCGGCCGACGGGGAGGAGGCGGTGCGCCTGGTGCGCGAACTGCGGCCGGACATCGTCCTGATGGACATCCGGATGCCCCGCCTCGACGGTCTCGCCGCCACCCGCCGGATCACCTCGGACCCGGGCCTTGCCGAGGTGAAGGTGGTCATGCTCACCACCTTCGAGCTCGACGAGTACGTCTTCGAGGCGATCCGCGCCGGGGCCAGCGGTTTTCTCGTCAAGGACACCGAGCCCGACGAACTGCTGCGCGCGGTCCGCGCGGTGGTCGACGGGGACGCCCTGCTCTCACCGGGCGTCACCCGGCGCCTGATCGCCGAGTTCGCCGCCCGCTCGAAGGAGCCGGCCGCCGCCGACAGCCTGGCCGAACTCACCGAGCGGGAAAGGGAAGTGATGGCGCTGGTCGGCATCGGGCTCTCCAACGAGGAGATCGCCCGCCGGCTCGTCGTCAGTCCGCTGACCGCGAAGACCCACGTGAGCCGCACCATGGTGAAGCTCGGCGCCCGCGACCGGGCCCAACTGGTCGTCCTGGCCTACGAGTCGGGCCTGGTGCGGCCGGGCTGGCTGGGCTGA
- a CDS encoding phosphotriesterase family protein, whose translation MVSAVRTVLGDVAPEQLGVVDAHDHLFIRSPQLPGKELDDADDARARLDAFRELGGGTVVQWTPYGMGRRIAELPALSRATGVGVVAATGLHQAAHYTGELLDAVRGRLAELFVGELTEGIGDTGVRAGLIKVAGGFHGLDEHAVLTMQAAAEAHHRTLAPIAVHLELGTGALDVLDLLCGELGVRPGSVILGHLNRFPDFAVHRLAAEAGAWLAFDGPSRTNHGTDWRMPDALRALAEAGFADRLLLGGDTVTPDTPGMPYLLRRVRPRLELTLGEGLVDRILVANPARAYAW comes from the coding sequence CTGGTGAGCGCGGTGCGCACGGTGCTCGGGGACGTGGCGCCAGAGCAGCTCGGCGTGGTCGACGCGCACGACCACCTCTTCATCCGCAGCCCGCAGTTGCCGGGGAAGGAACTGGACGACGCCGACGACGCGCGGGCCCGCCTCGACGCGTTCCGGGAACTCGGCGGCGGCACGGTGGTCCAGTGGACTCCGTACGGCATGGGCCGGCGGATCGCCGAGCTGCCCGCCCTTTCGAGGGCCACGGGGGTAGGCGTCGTCGCCGCGACGGGGCTGCACCAAGCCGCCCACTACACGGGCGAGTTGCTCGACGCGGTACGCGGGCGACTGGCCGAGCTCTTCGTCGGCGAGCTGACCGAAGGCATCGGTGACACGGGGGTCCGTGCGGGCCTGATCAAGGTCGCGGGCGGTTTCCACGGGCTCGACGAGCACGCCGTACTCACCATGCAGGCCGCCGCCGAGGCGCACCACCGGACGCTCGCACCGATCGCCGTCCATCTGGAGCTGGGTACCGGGGCGCTCGACGTACTCGACCTGCTCTGCGGGGAGTTGGGGGTGCGGCCGGGGAGCGTGATCCTGGGCCACCTCAACCGCTTCCCGGACTTCGCGGTGCACCGCCTGGCCGCCGAGGCGGGCGCGTGGCTCGCCTTCGACGGGCCCTCCCGCACGAACCACGGCACGGACTGGCGGATGCCCGACGCGCTGCGGGCGCTGGCGGAAGCGGGGTTCGCCGACCGGCTGCTGCTCGGTGGGGACACCGTGACCCCGGACACTCCGGGCATGCCGTATCTGCTGCGCCGGGTGCGGCCGAGGCTCGAACTCACGCTGGGCGAAGGGCTGGTGGACCGGATCCTCGTCGCGAACCCGGCGCGCGCCTACGCCTGGTGA
- a CDS encoding DUF4865 family protein yields the protein MHAMQYEITLPADYDMGIIRKRVATRGHLLDDFPGLGLKAYLMRERGAGSPVNSYAPFYLWATPEGMNSFLWGSGFQGIVNDFGRPRVRHWAGLSYAEGPASGAIAAAATRLRLPVPDGVEPARFMEDEVARPVESGVVASAVAVDPSRWELVRFTLWEQPSPQATGERFQVLHLSEPGRAGLRVGRHW from the coding sequence GTGCACGCCATGCAGTACGAGATCACCCTCCCCGCCGACTACGACATGGGGATCATCCGCAAGCGGGTGGCGACCAGGGGGCACCTGCTCGACGACTTCCCGGGACTGGGGCTCAAGGCCTATCTGATGCGCGAGCGGGGCGCCGGCTCGCCGGTCAACTCCTATGCCCCGTTCTACCTCTGGGCCACGCCGGAAGGCATGAACTCCTTCCTCTGGGGGTCCGGGTTCCAGGGGATCGTCAACGACTTCGGGCGTCCCCGGGTGCGGCACTGGGCTGGTCTGTCGTACGCGGAGGGCCCCGCGTCCGGGGCGATCGCGGCCGCCGCGACCCGCCTGCGCCTGCCCGTGCCGGACGGGGTCGAACCGGCCCGCTTCATGGAGGACGAGGTGGCGAGGCCGGTGGAGTCCGGGGTGGTGGCGAGCGCCGTGGCCGTCGACCCGAGCCGCTGGGAGCTGGTGCGGTTCACGCTGTGGGAGCAGCCCAGCCCGCAGGCGACCGGCGAAAGGTTCCAGGTGCTGCACCTGTCGGAGCCGGGTCGTGCCGGGCTTCGCGTCGGGAGGCACTGGTGA
- a CDS encoding MarR family winged helix-turn-helix transcriptional regulator → MPAEKTGRLLAQEWRELLAVHARTICELDRELHAYGLGASDFEVLDILAEKGADDRDRALRVQELAARIHLSQSALSRLIGRLEKDGLVTRGMCSEDRRGVSVSITGTGRDRHAEVLPIQRAVLARTLGERPAR, encoded by the coding sequence ATGCCAGCTGAGAAGACCGGGCGCCTGCTCGCGCAGGAATGGCGGGAGCTCCTCGCGGTGCACGCGCGGACGATCTGTGAGCTCGACCGTGAACTCCATGCGTACGGCCTCGGCGCGAGCGACTTCGAGGTCCTCGACATCCTGGCCGAGAAGGGCGCGGACGACCGCGACCGTGCCTTGCGGGTGCAGGAGTTGGCCGCGCGGATCCACCTCAGCCAAAGCGCGCTCTCGCGCCTCATCGGGCGCCTGGAGAAGGACGGCCTGGTGACGCGGGGGATGTGCAGCGAGGACCGCCGTGGTGTGAGCGTGTCGATCACGGGGACCGGCCGCGACCGGCACGCCGAGGTGCTGCCCATCCAGCGGGCGGTGCTGGCCCGCACCCTCGGGGAGCGTCCCGCACGCTAG
- a CDS encoding DUF6332 family protein, whose translation MGTRSRAERAAITIDIGYALAGALLAAAVVFGAIGGFGYALELPRPLRRVLLLIGGGCALVVFVWRTVHVLWRLPYGADRGPRQPSQPGRTRPDS comes from the coding sequence ATGGGGACACGGAGCCGGGCCGAGCGCGCCGCCATCACCATCGACATCGGATACGCGCTGGCCGGCGCCCTGCTCGCGGCCGCTGTCGTGTTCGGCGCGATCGGCGGCTTCGGCTACGCCCTCGAACTCCCCCGTCCCCTGCGGCGGGTGCTGCTGCTCATCGGCGGCGGCTGCGCGCTCGTCGTGTTCGTCTGGCGGACCGTGCACGTGCTGTGGCGCCTGCCGTACGGGGCGGACCGGGGCCCGCGTCAGCCCAGCCAGCCCGGCCGCACCAGGCCCGACTCGTAG
- a CDS encoding universal stress protein, whose product MDARPVVVAVDGSEHSLKALEWAIPAALRLSADLVIAHVLPDSTQLWMARRSAFGPGPELTDPVTDRIRTALSGRDGLPSVRYDSLEGEVPDALYALGAEARMLVMGSRGRGGFASLLLGSNSLAMATRAPCPVVVVPPLARTGEGVRTAGRVVLGLNLDDTVDDVIEFAFDQAAARGVPLQVICAYPAPPPAGLLVAGEFPPSAMNPDEYGSVEQDARSEQAERLRPFQERFARVEVDAVAVAADAAGHLVDASASAALIVVGRHRRRLKPSSLLMGSVAHAVLHHAQCPVAVVPVRAAD is encoded by the coding sequence ATGGACGCGCGCCCGGTGGTTGTCGCCGTAGACGGATCAGAGCACAGCCTGAAGGCCCTGGAATGGGCGATTCCGGCAGCCCTGAGGCTCTCCGCAGACCTGGTGATCGCCCATGTGCTGCCCGACTCCACCCAGCTCTGGATGGCCCGCCGGTCCGCGTTCGGCCCCGGTCCCGAACTCACCGACCCGGTGACCGACCGGATCCGTACCGCGCTTTCCGGCCGCGACGGTCTGCCCTCCGTGCGCTACGACTCGCTGGAAGGTGAAGTACCCGACGCCCTGTACGCGTTGGGGGCCGAGGCCCGGATGCTGGTGATGGGCTCGCGCGGCCGCGGCGGCTTCGCCAGCCTGCTGCTCGGCTCCAACAGCCTGGCCATGGCCACTCGGGCGCCGTGTCCCGTCGTGGTCGTTCCGCCACTGGCCCGCACCGGTGAGGGTGTGCGGACGGCGGGCCGGGTGGTCCTCGGGCTCAATCTGGACGACACCGTGGACGACGTGATCGAGTTCGCCTTCGACCAGGCCGCGGCCCGGGGCGTACCGCTCCAGGTGATCTGCGCCTACCCGGCGCCGCCCCCGGCCGGCCTGCTGGTCGCGGGAGAGTTCCCGCCGAGCGCCATGAATCCCGACGAGTACGGCTCCGTCGAGCAGGACGCGAGAAGTGAGCAGGCCGAGCGGCTGCGCCCCTTCCAGGAGCGCTTCGCGCGGGTCGAGGTGGACGCGGTGGCGGTGGCCGCCGATGCCGCGGGGCATCTTGTGGACGCCTCGGCCTCGGCCGCGCTCATCGTGGTCGGCCGGCACCGGCGGCGGCTGAAGCCCAGCTCGCTGCTGATGGGCTCGGTGGCCCACGCGGTACTGCACCACGCCCAGTGCCCGGTGGCTGTCGTACCCGTCCGCGCGGCCGACTGA
- a CDS encoding PLP-dependent cysteine synthase family protein: METIDVDRSDPEYRAWLKEAVRKVQADANRSADTHLLRFPLPEEWGIDLYLKDESTHPTGSLKHRLARSLFLYGLCNGWIRPGKPVIEASSGSTAVSEAYFAKLIGVPFIAVMPRTTSPEKCRLIQFHGGQCHFVDDSMKMYEESAALAAETGGHYMDQFTYAERATDWRGNNNIAESIYQQLKLERYPEPTWIVATAGTGGTSATIARYVHYMQHDTMICVPDPENSCFFDGWTQHDPLASSDCGSRIEGIGRPRMEPSFVPGAIDRMMKVPDAASVAAVRALEQAIGRKAGGSTGTGLWSALKIVSEMVAEGRTGSIVTLLCDPGDRYLDKYYSDAWLAEQGLDIAPYAATLDEFLATGVWPAR, encoded by the coding sequence ATGGAAACCATCGACGTGGACCGTAGCGATCCCGAGTACCGCGCCTGGCTCAAGGAGGCCGTGCGCAAGGTCCAGGCCGACGCGAACCGCTCCGCCGACACCCACCTGCTGCGCTTTCCGCTGCCCGAGGAGTGGGGGATCGACCTCTACCTCAAGGACGAATCCACCCATCCCACCGGCAGCCTCAAGCACCGCCTGGCCCGCTCGCTGTTCCTGTACGGCCTGTGCAATGGCTGGATCCGGCCGGGCAAGCCGGTCATCGAGGCGTCCAGCGGCTCCACCGCGGTCTCCGAGGCGTACTTCGCGAAGCTCATCGGAGTGCCGTTCATCGCGGTGATGCCGCGCACCACCAGCCCCGAGAAGTGCCGCCTGATCCAGTTCCACGGCGGCCAGTGCCACTTCGTGGACGACTCGATGAAGATGTACGAGGAGTCCGCCGCCCTCGCCGCGGAGACCGGCGGCCACTACATGGACCAGTTCACCTACGCGGAGCGGGCCACCGACTGGCGCGGCAACAACAACATCGCCGAATCCATCTACCAGCAGCTGAAGTTGGAGCGCTATCCGGAGCCCACCTGGATCGTCGCCACGGCCGGCACCGGCGGTACCTCGGCCACCATCGCGCGCTATGTGCACTACATGCAGCACGACACCATGATCTGCGTTCCCGACCCGGAGAACTCCTGTTTCTTCGACGGCTGGACCCAGCACGACCCGCTCGCCTCCAGCGACTGCGGCTCGCGCATCGAGGGCATCGGCCGGCCCCGCATGGAGCCCAGCTTCGTGCCCGGCGCCATCGACCGGATGATGAAGGTCCCGGACGCGGCGAGCGTCGCGGCCGTACGCGCTCTGGAACAGGCCATCGGGCGCAAGGCGGGCGGCTCCACCGGCACGGGCCTGTGGAGCGCGCTGAAGATCGTCTCGGAGATGGTCGCCGAGGGCCGCACCGGCAGCATCGTCACTCTGCTCTGCGACCCGGGCGACCGCTACCTCGACAAGTACTACTCGGACGCCTGGCTCGCCGAACAGGGCCTGGACATCGCCCCTTACGCCGCCACGCTCGACGAGTTCCTGGCCACCGGGGTCTGGCCCGCGCGCTGA